The Methanobacterium sp. sequence TTTGTCTATAATCATGTTGATGAACTTAATATAAAAAATATAACGTTTGTAGTTCTTGGTTTTATTTTCGCAGTTATATTTGTTGGTTTAAATCCGATTCAAGCGAATCATTCTCTGCCCGTAATTTTTCTATCAGGTTCTGTAGCCATATGTGCAATGATATTACCTGGAATCTCTGGAGCATTTGTCTTACTTCTTTTAAACCAGTATGAATACATGATAAATGCCTTAAACAATTTACAATTTATAGAAATCATCACATTTGTGGCTGGTGCTTTGGTTGGGATCCTATCTTTTTCAAGAATTTTAGATTATTTATTGATTCATCATAAATCAGTTACCATGGCATTTCTGGTTGGTCTAATGATTGGTACTCTTAGACTCCCCTACCAAAAAATAGTTGTTAGTATAGAATCACCAATCCCTATTGTGATTGCTGCTGTTATTGGATTCGTCATAGTCTTTATTTTAGAGAAAAGATTTGAAAGCCATCCATTATCTTCAAATATAAACAAAAAATAATTTTTTTTATTTATTCAAATTTTTTAAATTCCCTTGGATTAAATCCAATTTTTAGAAGCTTTGTACTATCTTCACTGTTAATATTTCTTTCTTCAGTTGGAGGTATAGGACTTCCTTTTTTTGCAAATACAGTTCCATTCTTTTTATTTGCTGCTAAAAACTTTCCAGCATCTCCATTTACAATAATAGATCCCTTAATCATATCTATTCCTGTAAAATCATCGCAGTTGCCATTAATAATTACTGTTCCTCCATTTAATAAGGCACCTGTATTTTTACCAGCGTTTCCATTGACCCTGACAGTCCCATCCCTCATTAAAATACCGGTACTCAAATCAACATTTCCATTAACAACTATTTGTGCATCTTTATTTAATCTAGAGCCTACAGTATCTCTTATAATTCCATCATCTATTAAAATCCCATTATTTGTAAGTTGACTGCCTTTAAGTTTATCGCCTTCAAGACCGTTCATTAAGATATCAGTGATGGATTTAAATTTTCTGTATCCTTGCATATCTGATTTAACTTCAACTAGATTTCCTATGGGGTCTTTAACGTTTCCTTTAATGTAAATAGATCCTTTAACCATGCTTATTCCCATTCGTGTATCAACGTCCCCATCTACAATTACATTTCCAACATTGACTTCTTTACCTGAGCCGCCGAAGAATTTTAAGTCTACACCCATGCTGGAACATAAGCGATGCCCTGCATTTCCATTTATTTTAACATC is a genomic window containing:
- a CDS encoding DUF368 domain-containing protein; the protein is MGTADVIPGVSGGTIALITGIYERLIHAISRIDFKFILYLFEGDFKRFKQNAVQEIDFELFIPLLLGIGLAILTMSKVISFLLINYPAITFAFFFGLILASAIFVYNHVDELNIKNITFVVLGFIFAVIFVGLNPIQANHSLPVIFLSGSVAICAMILPGISGAFVLLLLNQYEYMINALNNLQFIEIITFVAGALVGILSFSRILDYLLIHHKSVTMAFLVGLMIGTLRLPYQKIVVSIESPIPIVIAAVIGFVIVFILEKRFESHPLSSNINKK